From the genome of Triticum aestivum cultivar Chinese Spring chromosome 3B, IWGSC CS RefSeq v2.1, whole genome shotgun sequence, one region includes:
- the LOC123069624 gene encoding uncharacterized protein, with product MGMVEVESTYTWEWFLTTLKHDLNIVNTSPFTIMSDKQKGLINAVGKVFSDFEHRFCVRHLYQNFHGIFKGETLKNDLWAIARSTNEMKFNMNREKLREDSPSAYAWLEAKPPNQWVKAFFSVFPKCDILLNNMSEVYNSYILEAREFPSISMMECIKGKITARHDSKQREAIKWTGRICPKIRKKMEKEIELSASCFPSHSGLGVFSVLSGNNTYTVDIVALTCDCKRWQLSGIPCSHSIACFREERIDLEEMVHKCYTIDTYLEAYGHNIMPTRVRALWEQVEGPIIHPPVYKKRMGRPPKNRKKTPEEKLQKDGSIALNKKGVSMHCSICGKADHNKKGHQKFMEREREREANEL from the exons ATGGGAATGGTTGAAGTGGAATCTACATATACTTGGGAGTGGTTTCTTACGACATTGAAACACGATCTGAACATAGTGAACACCTCTCCATTCACTATAATGAGTGACAAACAAAAG GGCTTAATAAATGCTGTTGGAAAGGTGTTCTCGGATTTCGAACATAGATTTTGTGTTCGACATTTGTACCAAAACTTTCATGGGATTTTCAAAGGAGAGACTTTGAAAAATGATCTCTGGGCAATTGCAAGATCCACTAATGAGATGAAGTTCAACATGAATAGAGAAAAGCTAAGAGAGGACAGCCCTAGTGCTTATGCTTGGTTAGAGGCTAAACCTCCAAATCAGTGGGTGAAGGCATTCTTTAGTGTGTTTCCAAAATGTGATATCCTATTGAACAATATGTCGGAAGTGTACAACAG CTACATATTGGAAGCAAGGGAATTTCCTTCCATTTCAATGATGGAATGCATCAAGGGTAAGATCACGGCAAGACATGACAGCAAACAAAGGGAAGCAATAAAGTGGACTGGAAGGATATGCCCAAAAATCAGGAAAAAAATGGAGAAGGAAATAGAACTATCTGCTAGTTGTTTTCCTAGTCATTCTGGGTTGGGAGTGTTCTCTGTGTTATCAGGGAACAACACATACACGGTGGATATTGTGGCATTGACCTGTGATTGCAAGAGATGGCAACTAAGTGGGATACCTTGCAGCCACTCAATTGCATGCTTTAGGGAAGAAAGGATAGATCTAGAAGAGATGGTCCATAAGTGCTACACAATAGATACATATCTGGAAGCATATGGGCACAATATAATGCCAACAAGAGTCAGGGCTCTTTGGGAGCAAGTGGAAGGTCCTATCATTCATCCACCAGTATACAAGAAGAGGATGGGAAGGCCACCAAAGAACAGGAAGAAAACACCTGAAGAAAAACTTCAGAAGGATGGCAGCATTGCTCTGAACAAGAAAGGTGTGAGTATGCACTGCTCAATTTGTGGAAAAGCAGATCACAACAAAAAAGGCCATCAAAAGTtcatggagagggagagggagagggaagctAATGAGCTATAA